CCTGTGACCGGATGAGCAAATCCGGTCACAGGGTCAAGGACCAAGGGAGACGAACGTGCCGGACGAGCCGAACCGCGAACGCGCGGACCGGATCCTCGACGCAGCCACCGAGCTGCTGGTGCGCTGGGGCTCGCGCAAGGTCACGATCGAGGACATCGCGCGCCGCGCCGGCATCGGCAAGGGCACCGTCTACCTGCACTGGCGCACCAAGGACGCACTGTTCGAGGCCCTGCTGATGCGAGCGTCGATCACGCTGCTCGAAAACTCCGCGGCACAGCTGCGCGCCGACCCGCGCACGGTCGTTCCGCACCGCTACTTCCGCTCCACGTTCCTGCTGACCGTCCGCGACCCGCTGCTGTCGGCCATGCTCACGAACGACACCGAGCTGCTGGGTCACTACGCGCTCACCGCGACGGAGACCCGGGCGGCCGCCGCGGACACGACCGAACGCACCTGGGGCCTCTGGACGGACAACGGTTTCCTGCGCGAAGACGTCGAGAACCTGCGGTTCTCCCTCGCCGCCGCGGCCAGCGGCTTCTACCTCTACAGCAACGTCAACCCGGAATACGCGGACGTGGCGCTCGAGGCCAAGGCCGATTCGCTCGCCCACGTGATCCGCGCCGGTTTCGAACCACCGCACGGACCCGACCCGGCCGTGGTCGAGCGGACGGCCACCGAACTCCGGGTGGTGCTCGAGACCTACGTCTCGGCGTGCCACGCGGCGATCTACCCAGGGAAATCCACCGTCGAGGCCGGCTGATCCCGGCCCCGTCCGACAGATTGGGGCTGTCGCACCATGAGCACCGCACTTCCCGAAGCCTGGACCATCCACGAAGGACAGTTCTGGCTGCGGGGCGAACGACCCGCGAACGCCGTGGAGTTCAAGCCCGAGCTGGGCACGTGGAACGTCTACGGCCACCCGGAGGCCCACGAAATCCTGTCCGACCCGGCCACGTTCTCCTCCGACACCGCGCGGCTGCTGCCCGAGAAGACCCTCGGCGACACCAAGGAGCTCTCGGCCGGCAACTTGCTGCAGCTGGATCCCCCGCTGCACAACAAGATGCGCAAGCTCGTGAGCCGCGCCTTCACGCCGAAGGTGGTCGCCGACCTCGAGCCGCGCATCGCCGAGCTGACCCACGAGCTGCTCGACGAGGCCGCCGGGCGCGATCACCTCGAGCTGGTCGCCGACCTCGCCTACCCGCTGCCGGTGATCGTGATCGCCGAGCTGCTCGGTGTGCCGGCCAGCGACCGCCATCTGTTCCGCGAGTGGGTGGACCGGCTGTTCGAGAGCCCGGAACAGTTCTCGCTCACCGACGATTCCGAGGAACAGCAGAAGCGGCTGCAGGACCAGCTGGCCGTGAGCCGCAAGTTCACCGACTACCTCGGTGAGCACGCGGACGAGCGCCGCCGCAACCCGCGCGAAGACCTGCTCACCAAGCTCGTCGAGGCGGAGGTCGACGGGGAACGGCTCACGCGCTCGGAGATCGTGAACTTCGCGCAGGTGCTGCTGCTGGCCGGGCACATCACCACTACGATGCTGCTGGGCAACACGGTGCTGTGCCTCGACGCGTTCCCCGAGTGGGACGCGCGCGTGCGGGCCGACCGTGCGCTGCTGGCGCCGGTGATCGAGGAGTCGCTGCGCTACCTGTCGCCGTTCGGGGCCGTGGCGCGCGTGACCAACCGCGAGGTGACGGTCGGCGTGACCACGATCCCGGCCGACCAGATGCTGATGGTCTGGGTGGCCGCGGCCAACCGCGACCCGCGGGTGTTCGCCGAGCCGGACTCGTTCGACCCGACGCGCGAGGACATCACCCACGCGCACCTGGCATTCGGGCGCGGCATCCACTTCTGCATCGGCGCGCCGCTCGCGCGGCTCGAAGGCCGCACGGCGCTGAACATCCTGCTCGACCGCTACCCCTCGCTGCGCACGATTCCCGGTGAGCCGCCGGCGTTCCAGCCCAACCCGGCGATGACGGGCGTGACGAAGCTGCCGCTGAGCGTGTGACGATCGGCGCGGCTGAACCGTTGCGCCGCCGGCGAACACCCGTCGCCGGCGGCGTCGCGGCGGGCAGACTGGGGAGATGGTCTCCTCGGTAGCCGTGCTTTCGGACATCCACGGGGTGCTGCCCGCGCTCGACGCCGTGCTCGCGGAGCCGGACGTCGCGGCGGCCGACGTGGTGGTGCTGTGCGGCGACCACGCCGCCGGTCCCCTGCCGCGGCAGACGCTCGACCGGCTCGGGGCCCTCGGCGAACGCGCGGTGTGGGTGCGCGGCAACGCCGACCGCGAACTCGTGACACTCGCCGGCGGCGGCACCACGCGGATCCCGGACCCGATCGCGCCGTGGGCCGCGGCTCAGCTGCGCCCGGACCAGGTCGAGCTGCTCGCCGGGCTGCCGCTGACCGTCACGCTCGACGTCGACGGCCTCGGCGAAGTGCTGTTCTGCCACGCGACCCCGCGTGACGACGAGGAAGTCGCCCTCGTCGACAGCCCGCTGTCCCGCTGGGCGGAGGTGCTCGGCGGCGTCACGGCGGAAACCGTGGTGTGCGGGCACACGCACATGCCGTTCGTGCGGCTGGCGGACCGCACGCGGATCGTCAACCCCGGCAGTGTCGGAATGCCCTACGGCACAACGGGTGCGCACTGGGCCCTGCTCGGCCCCGGCGTGCAGCTGCGCCGAACCCCTTACGACACCGGGAAAGCGTGCGAGGAGCTGGCTGCTTCGGGGTACGCCGACATCGAAGAATGGGCCGACTACTTCGTGCGCGATCCGGCGTCCGATGCGGAAGCGTTGCGCGTGTTCAGTCCACGCGCTCGCGGAACGAGCGCCACATGATCGCCACCGCGTAGGGCAGGAACTCGCGCCCGCGGCGCCACAGCCACGGCAGGCCCCGCGCGACGAGCCACCCGACGTGGCTCGCGGTGCTCGGCCGGACGCCGCCGGAGCAGGTCAGGCTCACCGGTTCCGGCACGGCGAACCCGGCTTCGGCCAGCAGTGCGGTGAAGCCGAGCGCCAGCATCCGGTGCCCCAGCTCCGACGGGTGCAGCCGGTCGACGCTCCACGACGGCAGGTCGTAGGCGCCGGGCATCGCGTCGAGGTCCAGGCACGGCACGCCTTCGGCGGCCACGACCGCGTCGATGACCTCGTTGAGCTCCGCGACGCGGGCGCTCAGCGCGCGCTTGATCGACGGCGGGAGGCGGAACACCTTGCCGTGGTCGTGGAAACGCACCGGCACCAGCAGCGTGCCGTGGGCGGCGAGCATGCGGATGAGCTCGGTGAGGTCGGCGGAGATCTGCTCGGCGTTGAAATCGGGCCGCAGCGTGTCGTTCATGCCGACCACGAGCAGTGCGATCTCGGGCTGGAACTCCAGCACCGCCGGCATCTGCCGGGTCAGCACGTCCTTCATCCGTGCGCCTTCGAACGACGGGTTGAGGTACCCATCCTCGTCCACTCCGAGCGCGGCGGCGGCGAGCGGCCCCACGCCGCGCCAGCCTCCTCGGTTCGGCAGCGGGTCGCCCAGACCCACGGCGGTGGAGTCCCCCAGCATGGCCAGCCGGCGCGCGCGGCGCGGCTCGTCGGCCGGCGCGGCGTCGGTGGTCTGCCGCTGCGGCGCGGGATCGGCGGGTTCGGGGAAGCGGGTGACTTCGACGCTGATCACGGTCACGCAGCAGACCATCCGGCACCGAAACTCACCTGCGGTGATGACCAGGTAAAGCGGCATGGACGGGGGCTGAAACTCTTGGCATGTCCTGTCCGCCCGGCGGGGTCGGGATTGCCGGTTTCCCGTGTTCACCCGCGCGGACCGGGATCTTCCGGACTAAACCGGCTAGCGGAAAGCGGGGTAGAACGCGAGATCCGCGTGCGGTCCCAGCCGCGCGCCGAGCGCCGCGGCCACGCGCTGTGCGTGCTCGGCGATGTCGGTGAGCCGCGCGTAACCGGCGTGCTTCGCCAGCTCACGCCACCACGTGACGAGCGCCGCCTCACGGCTCACTGGCGTGGCGTGGCGGCTGAGGTCGAGCTTGGGCAGCGTCTCGCGCGTGATGAGCCAGACCATGAGCAGCTCACTGATCGTGAGCTGCGCGGCGAGCTCCTCGTCGTCGGCGAACGAGGGCCACACGGACACGACTTCGGCGCGCCAGGCCGCGATCATCGCCTCGCTCATGCCCGCGGGCAGGGCCAGCGCGTCGTCACAGGAAGCGAAGGGCAGGCGCAAGTACGCGGCGTCGACCAGGGCCGTGCGCACCCGGCCGCGTTCGAAGTCGAGGAACCGCACGCCGGAACCGGTCACGAGGTTGTTGTCGGGGCTCAGGTCCACGGGGCTGAACGCGCGGAACGACGCCGAGCGCGCCTGCGCCACCGCCTGGGCGACGCGGTCGTGGACCGGCTCGGAGACCACCACGTCGAGCAGGTCCGCGAGCATCGGCGGCACCTCGGCGGTGAGGTCGGCCACGCCCGCGTCCTGGTTGCGCACCGGGCCGCCGAGGCGGCGCAGCAGCGCGTTGAAGTCGGCTTCGCGGCTGGCGGTGCTCGCGTGCAGGCGCCCGAGGGAGCGGGCCCACGACAGCAGCGCGCGCTCGGCCGCGCGGGAATCGCGCGAGACGAGCTTGTCCTGCAACGTCGGCGCGCGGCCGAGGTCCTCGATCACGAGCACGCGGTGGCGCCCGTCGTGGGCGAGCAGCTCGGGGCACATGCGCTCGTCGGGCGACAACGCCGTGAAGAGCTGGTAGCTCACGGCTTCCTGCGCGAACGGGTCGGCCTCACCGGGCTCTGGCGGATCGGGATAGTGCTTGATGACCAGCGTTCGTGGCAGCGCGAACGACGACGACACGACCCGGGCCCGCACGACCGTCGCCGGTCCGCTGCCCTCGAGTCCTTCCGGTGACACCAGGGTGATCGCGCTGCCGAAGCGGCGCGAGAGCACCGCCTCGCCCGCCGCGATCGCCGCGGCGACAGCGTGCTGCCCGGCTCCTGCCCCGACGCCCGCGTCGCCGGCGGAGGAGGTGTCGACTGTCATTGGCACCGACCCTACTCGTGACTGAGCAACCATGACCACAGTGATCCGGGCAAGAAGCAGCGAACCGCTTCACCCACGTGAAAGCGGACGTAACAGGTCCCCGGAACGTTGCTTGCGTCGGCGAAGTATCAGCACAATGGCCGCAGCGAGCACGATCCCGACCAGGTTCACGAACAGCTGCAGAATCGAGTAACCGGCACGGTCCCAGCTCCCGGCCACCGCCGCCACCATGGCGTACCCGGCGGCCGGCACGGTCGTGACCGAGATGAAGACGCCGACGAGCGCGGCGGACTTCGCCGACGTCATCGCGAGCATCCCGGCGGCGCCCGCGAGCAGCGCGACCACGAACGACGCCTCGCCGACCTGGTACACGAAATCGACCTCGTGGTTGCCCACGATGGCCGCCGTGTCGAAGACCCCGACCGCGTCTCCCAGCAGCACGATCGCGCCCGTGAACACCATCGCCACCGGGAACCCCACGGCCAGCGCCGCCGCGGCCTGGCGGAGCAGGTCCCAGCGCCGCAGGACCGCGCCGACGGCGAGCGCGGCGAGCGGGCCGAACTCCGGCCCCACCACCATCGCGCCGACCACGGTCACCGGAGAGTCGGTGATCACCCCGACCGCCGCGAGCAGGCACGCGATGACGAGGAAAGCCTGGAACGTGGCGTTCCAGCGCGACTCCTCGCCCGTCCGGCCCAGCAGCTCCTGCCAGACCACGGCGTCGGCGCCCTCTCCGGGAGCGGCCTCCTCCGCGGCATCGGCCGCGTCGGACAGCGCGGTGTCCAGCGCCTCGAGCGTGATCCCGCCGGTGCGGTCGAGACGCAGCGCGCACAGCGAGTCGACGACCTCGTCGGCGGCCTCGCGGGCCAGATCGACCTCGATGAGGTCACCTTCGGGAGCCACGGCGGCGCCCCGGTGCACGATGAGGTGCGCGGTCCCGGCGTGGGCCCGCAGGAGCTCGATCGCCTGGTCGGTCTGTTCCGGCGGGCACACGGCCCTCAGGTGCAGCATCAGCTCTGAGGCTGGGCCGGTTTCGCGCTCTGGGGCTTGGCGTCGATGCCGGCTTCCTTGCGCTGCTGCGCCGTGATGGGCGCGGGCGCGGCCGTGAGCGGGTCGTAGCCGCCGCCGGTCTTGGGGAAGGCGATGACATCGCGCAGCGAGTCGGCCTTCGCCAGCAGCATCACGATGCGGTCCCAGCCGAACGCGATGCCGCCGTGGGGCGGCGGGCCGAAGGCGAACGCGTCGAGCAGGAAGCCGAACTTCTCCTGCGCTTCCGCCTCGCCGAGGCCCATCAGCGCGAACACGCGCCTCTGCACGTCGCCGCGGTGGATACGGATGGAGCCGCCGCCGATCTCGTTGCCGTTGCAGACGATGTCGTAGGCGTAGGCCAGTGCGGCGCCCGGGTCCTGCTCGAACTTGTCGACCCATTCCGGCGTGGGCGAGGTGAAGGCGTGGTGCACGGCGGTCCACTTGCCCGAGCCGACGGCCACGTCGTCGCCGATGTCCTCGACCGGCGCGAACAGCGGTGCGTCGACGACCCACACGAACGACCAGGCGTCCTCGTCGATGAGGCCGAGGCGCTTGCCGATCTCGTCGCGCGCGGCGCCGAGCAGGCCCTGGGTCGTGGCGGTCTTGCCGGCGGCGAAGAAGATGCAGTCGCCGACCTTCGCGCCCGCGGCCGCGGCCACGTTTTCGCGCTCGGTCTCCGACAGGTTCTTGGCGACCGGGCCGCCGAGCGTGCCGTCCTCGTTGACGAGGATGTAGGCGAGGCCGCGGGCGCCGCGCTGCTTGGCCCACTCCTGCCACGCGTCGAGCTGGCGGCGCGGCTGGCCGGCGCCGCCGGCCATCACGACCGCGCCGACGTAGGGCGCCTGGAACACGCGGAACGGAGTGTCGGCGAAGAACTCCGTCATGTCGGTGATCTCGAGGTCGAAGCGCAGGTCCGGCTTGTCGGAGCCGTACTTGGCCATGGCCTCGTGGTAGGTGATGCGCGGGATCGGGCGCGGGATCTCGTGGCCGATCAGCTTCCACAGCGCGGACACGATGTCCTCGCCGAGCTTGATCACGTCGTCTTGGTCGACGAAGCTCATCTCGATGTCGAGCTGCGTGAACTCCGGCTGGCGGTCGGCGCGGAAGTCTTCGTCGCGGTAGCAGCGCGCGATCTGGTAGTAGCGCTCGAGGCCACCGACCATGAGCAGCTGCTTGAACAGCTGCGGCGACTGCGGCAGCGCGTACCAGGACCCGGGCTTGAGACGCGCCGGCACGAGGAAGTCGCGGGCGCCTTCGGGGGTGGAGCGGGTCATCGTCGGCGTCTCGACCTCGACGAAGTCCTGCTCGTCCAGCACGGCACGCGCGGCGCGGCTGACCTGGCTGCGCAGGCGCATCGCGGCCGCCGGGCCACTGCGGCGCAGGTCGAGGTAGCGGTACTTCAGGCGCACCTCTTCGCCGACGTCCACGCGGTCGTCGATCGGGAACGGCAGCGGCGCGGCCTCGGAGAGGACCTCGAGCTCGGTCACGAGGACCTCGATCTCGCCTGTGGGGATCTCGGCGTTCGCGTTGCCCTCGGGGCGCTTCGACACCTCGCCGACGATCTTCACGCAGAACTCCGACCGCAGCGCGTGCGCGCGCTCGGCCATCTCGCCCTCGCGGAAGACCACCTGGGCGACCCCGCTGGCGTCGCGGAGGTCGATGAAGATGACTCCGCCGTGATCGCGCCGCCGCGCCACCCAGCCGGTGAGGGTGACGGTCTGACCGGCCTGCCCGGCACGCAGGGTGCCGGCTTGATGAGTGCGGAGCACTGCGACTGCTCTCCTTAGCCCACGGGTTCGTCGACGGGTTTTCGCCGAACACAGAGGCTAACGAATGGCGGGGAGAGGGCGGCGACCAGGCTTGAGTCGGTCTGTGCGTGGGTGTGGCCGCGCAGTGGCGCTGCGGCCCGGAACGCTGCGGCGAGGGTTCACTGAGGGACGGTGACCCGGCCGCTCGGGGGGCGTGGCGGCCGGGTCACCGCTGCTGAGCGCGCCGGTCGGGGAAGGCCGGGTGGCGCGGTCAGAGCAGGCGGAGCTGTTCGGCGGGTGGTGGGGTTTCCACCCGGGGCTCCGGGACTTCCGGTTCGGCGGCCGTGCGGGGGTTGTAGCCCGTTTTGGGGGCCAGGCCGTGGCGGCGCAGCAGGGGGCCGACGCGTTCGCCGAGCTGCTGGCGGTAGGCGCGGTCGACGTAGCTGCCGCGCGCGTAGAGGCGTTTGTAGCGCGGCACCAGCGCGGGGTGGTGGCGGCCGAGCCACGCGGCGAACCACTCGCGCGCGCCGGGGCGTAGGTGCAACGGGATGACGGTGACGCTGTCGGCGCCCGCGTCGGCGAGCTCGGTGAACAGGGCGTCGAGGGCCTCGACCGAGTCGGTGAGGTACGGCAGCACCGGGGCGACGAGCACGGAGCACGGCAGGCCGGCCGCGCGCGCCTTGCGGACGAGGTCGAGGCGCGCTTGCGGGCTCGGCGTGCCGGGTTCGAGGCGGCGTTGCAGCTCGCGGTCGAGCAGTGCGATGGACACGGCCAGGCTGACCGGCACGTCCTTCGCGACCGATTCCAGCAGCGGGAGGTCGCGGGTGAGGACCGTGCCCTTCGACAGGATCGACAGCGGCGTGCCCGAATCGGCCAGGGCGCGGATGATGCCGGGCATGAGCTGGTAGCGGCCTTCGGCGCGCTGGTACGGGTCGGTGTTCGTGCCCATGGCGACGTGCTCGCGCTGCCAGCTGGGCCGTTTCAGTTGCGCGGCAAGGACTTCCGGGGCGTTGACCTTCACCACGACCTGGGTGTCGAAGTCGTGGCCCGCGTCGAAGTCGAGGTAGGTGTGGGTGTTGCGGGCGAAACAGTTGTGGGACACCATGCCATCGGCCACGAAATCGCCGGTGCCGGTGGTGATGTCGAACAGCGGCAGCTCCAGGCCGAGCGACTCGACGGAGGTGACCACGCGCCGCACGGACCCGATCGTCGTGCCGTCGAGAGAGCGCTTCCACACGACGGCCGGATCGGTCAAATGCAGGAACCGCAACACTTCCCCGGCCCCGCCGGTCAGCCGCGCCTGGCGCCGGCCCGCGTACTCGCGGTGGCCGACGGTCTCGTACTCGAACGAGAACCGATCCAGCGCGGCGAACATCGCGTCGACCACGTCGGTCTCGTCGTGCGCGATCGAGAGCACCCCGCGCCGGTACCCGCCCGCCAGGTCGAACAGCCCCGCGAGGAACCCGCGCGCCCAGTGCGCGTCGGGCTTTGGCGGCAGGCTCATGAACCCGACGGACGAACCGAAATCGGGCAGGTACCGCAACGCCCGCGCAGCCGCATCCTTCTCCGCCGCGAAGCCGCCGGAACGCAACATGCCGCACAGGTAGCCGGCGCGGTAGCCGAGTGTGTCGTCGGGCGTGCGCACGAACTTGCCGCCGCCGACGAGCTCCGTGCCCTCGACCAGGTGCGGCCGCTGCGCCGCGCCCAGCTTGCTGCCCGTGACGTACTTCCAGCCGCGCGCGCTGAGGAACCGGTGGTCGGGCCCGGTGACGAGGACGGTGCCGTCGTCGAGCGTCACGCGATACGCCTCGCGCACCGTCGTCCAGTGCGCCAGGACCTCCGTGGGCACCAGCCGCCGCGCGACGCCGTGGCCGCGCGTGCCGAGGATCCGCTCTCCCACCTGCAGGTCGGCGATCGGCTTGGCCCGCCCGTCGGCCAGCAGCACGGGCGTGCCGCCTTCAAGGCAATACGTGCACGCGTGGGAACACCCGCGGTACGGGTTCACGGTCCACCGGAACGGCACCTGCGACCCGTCGGGCACCCGGTTCAGCACCGACTTGGCGTGCACCTCGTGAAAGGTGACGCCGTCGAACTCCGGTGACCGCACGGACCGCAGCAAGCCGTCCAGGCCAGGCAGGATCGGCTCGCCCTCCCCCGCTCGTTGTCGTTCCCATCGCACCCATTCAGTCGAACACATGTTCTATCGAGTGTCAAACAGGTGTTCGAACGCTCACTCCGATGACGCGGCCGACCGAAGTGGCCAGGCGAATCGGCCCCGGCAGCACAGCGCCGCCGGAGTGGACCCCGGCGGCGCGTTTCCGGCGAAGAGGCTCAGATCGGGAACCGGTCCAACGCCCGGATCTTGTTCGTCGCGTCCAGGGCCGCGACCTTGTACGCCTCCGAGAGCGTCGGGTAGTTGAACACCGCGTCCACCAGGTAGTCGACGGTGCCGCCGCAGCCCATGACGGCCTGGCCTATGTGGACGAGGTCCGTGGCGCCCGTGCCGAAGACGTGGACGCCCAGCAGTTTGCGGTCCGCTGTGGACACCAGGAGT
The sequence above is a segment of the Amycolatopsis sp. 2-15 genome. Coding sequences within it:
- a CDS encoding cytochrome P450; protein product: MSTALPEAWTIHEGQFWLRGERPANAVEFKPELGTWNVYGHPEAHEILSDPATFSSDTARLLPEKTLGDTKELSAGNLLQLDPPLHNKMRKLVSRAFTPKVVADLEPRIAELTHELLDEAAGRDHLELVADLAYPLPVIVIAELLGVPASDRHLFREWVDRLFESPEQFSLTDDSEEQQKRLQDQLAVSRKFTDYLGEHADERRRNPREDLLTKLVEAEVDGERLTRSEIVNFAQVLLLAGHITTTMLLGNTVLCLDAFPEWDARVRADRALLAPVIEESLRYLSPFGAVARVTNREVTVGVTTIPADQMLMVWVAAANRDPRVFAEPDSFDPTREDITHAHLAFGRGIHFCIGAPLARLEGRTALNILLDRYPSLRTIPGEPPAFQPNPAMTGVTKLPLSV
- a CDS encoding DUF389 domain-containing protein — protein: MLHLRAVCPPEQTDQAIELLRAHAGTAHLIVHRGAAVAPEGDLIEVDLAREAADEVVDSLCALRLDRTGGITLEALDTALSDAADAAEEAAPGEGADAVVWQELLGRTGEESRWNATFQAFLVIACLLAAVGVITDSPVTVVGAMVVGPEFGPLAALAVGAVLRRWDLLRQAAAALAVGFPVAMVFTGAIVLLGDAVGVFDTAAIVGNHEVDFVYQVGEASFVVALLAGAAGMLAMTSAKSAALVGVFISVTTVPAAGYAMVAAVAGSWDRAGYSILQLFVNLVGIVLAAAIVLILRRRKQRSGDLLRPLSRG
- a CDS encoding phosphotransferase, which encodes MTVDTSSAGDAGVGAGAGQHAVAAAIAAGEAVLSRRFGSAITLVSPEGLEGSGPATVVRARVVSSSFALPRTLVIKHYPDPPEPGEADPFAQEAVSYQLFTALSPDERMCPELLAHDGRHRVLVIEDLGRAPTLQDKLVSRDSRAAERALLSWARSLGRLHASTASREADFNALLRRLGGPVRNQDAGVADLTAEVPPMLADLLDVVVSEPVHDRVAQAVAQARSASFRAFSPVDLSPDNNLVTGSGVRFLDFERGRVRTALVDAAYLRLPFASCDDALALPAGMSEAMIAAWRAEVVSVWPSFADDEELAAQLTISELLMVWLITRETLPKLDLSRHATPVSREAALVTWWRELAKHAGYARLTDIAEHAQRVAAALGARLGPHADLAFYPAFR
- a CDS encoding intein-containing Rv2578c family radical SAM protein, whose protein sequence is MRWERQRAGEGEPILPGLDGLLRSVRSPEFDGVTFHEVHAKSVLNRVPDGSQVPFRWTVNPYRGCSHACTYCLEGGTPVLLADGRAKPIADLQVGERILGTRGHGVARRLVPTEVLAHWTTVREAYRVTLDDGTVLVTGPDHRFLSARGWKYVTGSKLGAAQRPHLVEGTELVGGGKFVRTPDDTLGYRAGYLCGMLRSGGFAAEKDAAARALRYLPDFGSSVGFMSLPPKPDAHWARGFLAGLFDLAGGYRRGVLSIAHDETDVVDAMFAALDRFSFEYETVGHREYAGRRQARLTGGAGEVLRFLHLTDPAVVWKRSLDGTTIGSVRRVVTSVESLGLELPLFDITTGTGDFVADGMVSHNCFARNTHTYLDFDAGHDFDTQVVVKVNAPEVLAAQLKRPSWQREHVAMGTNTDPYQRAEGRYQLMPGIIRALADSGTPLSILSKGTVLTRDLPLLESVAKDVPVSLAVSIALLDRELQRRLEPGTPSPQARLDLVRKARAAGLPCSVLVAPVLPYLTDSVEALDALFTELADAGADSVTVIPLHLRPGAREWFAAWLGRHHPALVPRYKRLYARGSYVDRAYRQQLGERVGPLLRRHGLAPKTGYNPRTAAEPEVPEPRVETPPPAEQLRLL
- a CDS encoding TetR/AcrR family transcriptional regulator, whose translation is MPDEPNRERADRILDAATELLVRWGSRKVTIEDIARRAGIGKGTVYLHWRTKDALFEALLMRASITLLENSAAQLRADPRTVVPHRYFRSTFLLTVRDPLLSAMLTNDTELLGHYALTATETRAAAADTTERTWGLWTDNGFLREDVENLRFSLAAAASGFYLYSNVNPEYADVALEAKADSLAHVIRAGFEPPHGPDPAVVERTATELRVVLETYVSACHAAIYPGKSTVEAG
- a CDS encoding SGNH/GDSL hydrolase family protein, which gives rise to MVCCVTVISVEVTRFPEPADPAPQRQTTDAAPADEPRRARRLAMLGDSTAVGLGDPLPNRGGWRGVGPLAAAALGVDEDGYLNPSFEGARMKDVLTRQMPAVLEFQPEIALLVVGMNDTLRPDFNAEQISADLTELIRMLAAHGTLLVPVRFHDHGKVFRLPPSIKRALSARVAELNEVIDAVVAAEGVPCLDLDAMPGAYDLPSWSVDRLHPSELGHRMLALGFTALLAEAGFAVPEPVSLTCSGGVRPSTASHVGWLVARGLPWLWRRGREFLPYAVAIMWRSFRERVD
- the aspS gene encoding aspartate--tRNA ligase, giving the protein MLRTHQAGTLRAGQAGQTVTLTGWVARRRDHGGVIFIDLRDASGVAQVVFREGEMAERAHALRSEFCVKIVGEVSKRPEGNANAEIPTGEIEVLVTELEVLSEAAPLPFPIDDRVDVGEEVRLKYRYLDLRRSGPAAAMRLRSQVSRAARAVLDEQDFVEVETPTMTRSTPEGARDFLVPARLKPGSWYALPQSPQLFKQLLMVGGLERYYQIARCYRDEDFRADRQPEFTQLDIEMSFVDQDDVIKLGEDIVSALWKLIGHEIPRPIPRITYHEAMAKYGSDKPDLRFDLEITDMTEFFADTPFRVFQAPYVGAVVMAGGAGQPRRQLDAWQEWAKQRGARGLAYILVNEDGTLGGPVAKNLSETERENVAAAAGAKVGDCIFFAAGKTATTQGLLGAARDEIGKRLGLIDEDAWSFVWVVDAPLFAPVEDIGDDVAVGSGKWTAVHHAFTSPTPEWVDKFEQDPGAALAYAYDIVCNGNEIGGGSIRIHRGDVQRRVFALMGLGEAEAQEKFGFLLDAFAFGPPPHGGIAFGWDRIVMLLAKADSLRDVIAFPKTGGGYDPLTAAPAPITAQQRKEAGIDAKPQSAKPAQPQS
- a CDS encoding metallophosphoesterase family protein, yielding MVSSVAVLSDIHGVLPALDAVLAEPDVAAADVVVLCGDHAAGPLPRQTLDRLGALGERAVWVRGNADRELVTLAGGGTTRIPDPIAPWAAAQLRPDQVELLAGLPLTVTLDVDGLGEVLFCHATPRDDEEVALVDSPLSRWAEVLGGVTAETVVCGHTHMPFVRLADRTRIVNPGSVGMPYGTTGAHWALLGPGVQLRRTPYDTGKACEELAASGYADIEEWADYFVRDPASDAEALRVFSPRARGTSAT